In Gemmatimonadota bacterium, the following are encoded in one genomic region:
- a CDS encoding ABC transporter ATP-binding protein, with translation MRLADPLPDQIKKKLYPVLETDEEIHITLESDLDAKGRFQPSWLIVTDRRVMALELNGAGDDIAVPLEDLTRVAVEPLVGGSCLEVSTAEDTIPLIRYSQSRVDVFNEAQRGIEQHIEEKPFQVKTEFPRVVCDTCGRRLPTRDGLCPACVSKWGMLKRICSYLGAHRTKAIAMVALFAVLSVAELLPPKITQLIIDNAFENKDKALLFWFVAVMAGLLVLRWLGEMANGWLTAWVGARVVADIRAQVYHHVEYLSLGFHDKQKTGGLLSRVTRDTRNVRSFLVDGLPFLILRWMTTLGIIGMLFYTNWVLTLYILIPVPLIVIWGRVLYRRLRTYYTRMWRQWEGFFTHIQESLSGIRIVKAFAQENREVGRFKRNARDMFALEYWTEKQWIYYFSTMGLLNFLGFIVVWLVGGGQVLGQALTLGELILFYFYLHMFYGPLRWLGRVNSWMTRAMSAAERVFELIDMEPENYEDKNAKQMMQTRGEIRFQGVTFGYDAALPVLRDVNLHIRPGEMIGLVGKSGAGKSTTINLICRFYDVNYGSITLDGVDLRDIRLEDLRGHIGVVLQEPILFNGTIRENIAYGKPAASFEDIMAAARAANAHNFILAKPDGYDTILGDKGTGLSGGEKQRVSIARAILHDPRILILDEATSSVDAETEKQLQEAIARLIKGRTTIAIAHRLSTLRDADRLVVLEQGRVVEEGTHEELIANRGHFHHLVRLQKATSEIMEVA, from the coding sequence ATGCGCCTGGCCGATCCCCTGCCGGATCAGATTAAGAAAAAGCTCTACCCCGTACTGGAAACCGACGAAGAAATCCACATCACCCTGGAATCGGACCTGGACGCTAAAGGCCGTTTTCAGCCCTCCTGGCTCATCGTAACCGACCGCCGCGTCATGGCCCTGGAACTCAACGGCGCCGGCGATGACATCGCCGTGCCGCTGGAGGACCTGACCAGGGTGGCGGTGGAACCCCTGGTAGGCGGCTCCTGCCTGGAGGTCTCCACGGCCGAAGACACCATCCCGCTGATCCGCTATTCCCAGAGCCGCGTAGACGTCTTCAACGAGGCGCAGCGCGGCATCGAGCAGCACATTGAGGAAAAGCCGTTTCAGGTCAAGACGGAATTCCCCCGGGTGGTCTGCGACACCTGCGGCAGGCGCCTGCCCACCAGGGACGGGCTGTGTCCCGCCTGCGTCAGCAAGTGGGGCATGCTCAAGCGGATCTGCTCCTACCTGGGCGCCCACCGGACTAAGGCCATCGCCATGGTGGCGCTGTTCGCCGTGCTCAGCGTGGCGGAACTCCTGCCGCCCAAGATTACGCAGCTCATCATCGACAACGCTTTCGAGAACAAAGACAAGGCGCTGCTGTTCTGGTTCGTCGCGGTCATGGCCGGCCTGCTCGTCCTCCGCTGGCTGGGCGAGATGGCGAACGGCTGGCTGACGGCCTGGGTGGGCGCCCGCGTAGTGGCGGACATCCGGGCCCAGGTGTACCATCACGTCGAATACCTTTCGCTCGGGTTCCACGACAAGCAGAAGACGGGCGGCCTGCTTTCGCGCGTGACGCGGGACACCCGGAACGTGCGCAGCTTCCTGGTGGACGGCCTGCCCTTCCTCATCCTCCGCTGGATGACGACGCTCGGGATCATCGGCATGCTGTTCTACACCAACTGGGTGCTCACGCTCTACATCCTCATCCCCGTTCCGCTCATCGTCATATGGGGCCGGGTCCTTTACCGGAGGTTGCGGACCTACTACACCCGGATGTGGCGCCAGTGGGAGGGGTTCTTCACCCACATCCAGGAATCCCTTTCGGGCATACGGATCGTCAAGGCCTTCGCCCAGGAGAACAGGGAAGTCGGCCGTTTCAAGCGCAACGCGAGGGACATGTTCGCCCTGGAGTACTGGACCGAGAAACAGTGGATCTACTACTTCTCCACCATGGGCCTGCTGAACTTCCTGGGCTTCATCGTCGTGTGGCTGGTTGGGGGCGGGCAGGTGCTCGGACAGGCGCTCACGCTGGGTGAGCTGATTCTGTTCTACTTCTACCTGCACATGTTCTACGGGCCGCTGCGGTGGCTCGGCCGGGTCAATAGCTGGATGACGCGGGCCATGAGCGCCGCGGAGCGGGTATTCGAGCTCATCGACATGGAACCGGAGAACTACGAGGACAAGAACGCGAAGCAGATGATGCAAACTCGGGGCGAGATCAGGTTCCAGGGTGTGACGTTCGGGTACGACGCCGCGCTGCCGGTGCTGCGGGACGTCAATCTCCATATACGGCCCGGCGAGATGATCGGGCTGGTCGGCAAGTCGGGCGCAGGGAAGAGTACGACCATCAATCTCATCTGCCGGTTCTACGACGTGAACTACGGTTCGATCACGCTGGACGGCGTGGACCTCCGGGACATCCGGCTCGAGGACCTGCGGGGCCATATCGGCGTCGTCCTGCAGGAACCGATCCTTTTCAACGGGACGATCCGGGAGAACATCGCCTACGGAAAGCCCGCCGCGAGTTTCGAGGACATCATGGCGGCGGCCCGGGCGGCCAACGCCCACAACTTCATTCTCGCAAAGCCCGATGGGTACGATACGATTCTCGGGGACAAGGGCACGGGGCTGTCGGGAGGCGAAAAGCAGCGCGTCTCCATCGCCCGGGCGATCCTCCACGACCCCCGCATCCTGATCCTGGACGAGGCGACGTCCTCGGTGGACGCCGAGACGGAGAAACAGCTCCAGGAAGCCATCGCGCGGTTGATCAAGGGGCGCACGACGATCGCCATCGCCCACCGCCTGTCCACGCTACGGGACGCCGACCGGCTGGTGGTGCTGGAGCAGGGCAGGGTCGTCGAGGAAGGCACCCACGAAGAACTGATCGCGAACCGCGGCCATTTCCACCATCTGGTGCGGCTGCAGAAAGCCACATCCGAGATCATGGAGGTGGCATGA
- a CDS encoding PfkB family carbohydrate kinase codes for MMTPLRLESLLSRFAGLSIMVVGDYFLDKYLVLDPALDEPSLETGLAARQVVARRCMPGAAGTVMANLHALGVGDLLAVGVTGDDGEGYELRQGLAAMGVRLDGLFESPDRFTPTYIKPMNREPGGERESNRVDIQNRTPTPRVLENRVVAFLADMATRVDGVAVLDQVGRRNTGVVTDRVREAICGLGRTLPDMVILADSRARIGEFRHVIRKGNQDEMDRAAEDRRSAEMRRAAEDRVSGGDRGSGEGSARPVYVTLGEDGLLLIDGDDRRHVPGIRVPGPVDTVGAGDSVTAGIVASLAAGATPMEAGMVGNLAASITVRQLGVTGTASPAQLVDALKTMMEA; via the coding sequence ATGATGACGCCACTCCGTCTCGAAAGCCTGCTGTCCCGCTTCGCCGGCCTTTCCATCATGGTCGTGGGCGACTACTTCCTGGACAAGTACCTGGTCCTCGATCCTGCACTGGACGAACCGTCCCTGGAGACGGGGCTGGCCGCACGCCAGGTCGTGGCCAGACGCTGCATGCCCGGCGCCGCGGGCACGGTCATGGCTAACCTGCACGCCCTGGGTGTCGGAGACCTGCTCGCCGTGGGGGTCACGGGCGACGACGGGGAGGGGTACGAACTCAGGCAGGGCCTGGCGGCCATGGGGGTCCGCCTCGACGGGTTGTTCGAATCCCCGGACCGGTTCACGCCCACCTACATCAAGCCCATGAACCGGGAGCCGGGAGGAGAACGGGAATCGAACCGCGTCGACATTCAGAACCGGACGCCCACGCCGCGAGTCCTGGAAAACCGAGTGGTCGCGTTCCTGGCTGACATGGCGACCAGGGTGGACGGCGTGGCCGTCCTGGACCAGGTGGGACGGCGCAACACCGGGGTCGTCACGGACCGGGTCCGGGAAGCGATCTGCGGCCTGGGCAGGACCCTGCCGGACATGGTCATCCTGGCGGATTCGCGGGCGCGTATCGGCGAGTTCCGCCACGTCATCCGCAAGGGAAATCAGGATGAGATGGACAGGGCGGCCGAAGATCGGAGGTCGGCCGAGATGCGGAGGGCGGCCGAGGACCGGGTGTCAGGAGGAGATCGCGGGTCGGGCGAAGGATCGGCGCGGCCGGTTTACGTCACCCTCGGCGAGGACGGCCTGCTGCTGATCGACGGTGATGACCGCCGGCATGTGCCCGGCATACGCGTTCCGGGACCCGTGGACACCGTCGGGGCAGGGGATAGCGTCACGGCCGGGATCGTGGCCTCGCTGGCCGCCGGCGCGACGCCTATGGAGGCCGGCATGGTTGGCAACCTCGCGGCTTCGATCACCGTCCGTCAACTGGGTGTCACGGGAACGGCCTCGCCCGCGCAACTGGTGGACGCATTGAAGACGATGATGGAAGCTTAG